TTCAAGTATAAATTTTATTGCGTTTATGGGGTATTTATATTCTTTAATTTCTGAAATTTCATTTTTAAAGTTAATCTTTTTAAGAGTTTTATAGTCTAATTTTTCAATTATTTTAATTCCTGCAAATTGTACTTTTTGTTCTTTTCTTAGTTTTAGCATTAACTTTTCTCTTTGAATTTCTCCATTGGCCCCCTCAAAGTTTTTTTCTATATTAAATTCTTCATAATATCCAAATTCTTTGTATATCTTTTCAAGATAATCCTTAATTGTTTGTTGTTTGGCTTTTAAGTCAAGTGCTAAAGAACAAATTCCTTTTATGGCTGAAAATGCATCCTTATCTCTAACCTTTCTTCCTATTAGATATCCATGACTTTCTTCGCATGCAAAAGCAAATTTTTTATTTGGTTCATTTTTTTCCATTTCATTAATTAAGCTTCCTATCCATTTAAATCCTGTGTAAGTTCTAAAAATTTGAGAACCATATTTTTTTGCAATTTTTTCTAGCATTGGTGTTGTTACAAACGATGATATTACAAATGTATTTTTAGGATTTTTTTCTTTTGAGAGTATATAGTTCATTAAAATGCATGATATTTGATTTCCGTTTAAGAATATCCATTCGTTTTGATCTTTAAATGCAATCCCTATTCTGTCGGCATCTGGATCTGTTGCAAGGGCAATGTCACAATCTTTTTTTTTTGCAAGCTCTATTACTTTAAGCATTGATGTTTGTTTTTCTGGATTAGGATAATTTATTGTTGGAAATTCAGGGTTTGGTAGTATTTGATTTTTTTCTAAAAAAAGCCGTATTTTGCTATTTGCAAAGAGTTTTTTTATTATGGTCCCACCGGTGCCATGTAATGCTGTGTAGGCTATTTTTAAGTTTGTTTCTTTGCTATTCTTTTCAAAATCAGGCAATTCTTTGTTTATTGCTTTCACATACTCTTCGTCTATTTCATTGCCAAGTTCTTTGATGATCCCTTTTTCAATGCCTTCTTTTATGGTAATTGTATTTATTATGTTTTTTGTATTTTTAATTTCATTAGTTATTAGTGTGTCATGAGGTGGTATTATTTGGATTCCACCTTTCCAATATGCTTTATATCCATTATATTCTTTTGAATTATGACTTGCTGTTATCATAACGCCAGCATCACAGTCAAATTTTCTTATTGTATAAGATAGTTGTGGGGAAGGTCTTAAACTTTTATATATATATGTTTCAAAATTATTTGAGGCAAAAATTTGAGCAGCATTGTAAGCAAATTCTTTTGAAAAATATCTTGAATCATAGCTTATTGCAACTTTAGGGTTTTTGTTTATTTTAAGTATGTAATTGCATATTCCTTGGCTTATTTTTTTTATATTATATGTGTTCATGTAACATGTTCCAGCTCCAATGATTCCCCTTATTCCAGCAGTGCCAAATTCTAGATCTTTGTAAAATCTATTTAAAATTTCTGTTGAATTATTTGTTTTTTGAATTTTTATTGCTTCTTCTTTAAAATGCATATCTTCTTCAAGAAGAATATAATTTTTCAATTTTCTTTTAGCTTCGATTTTTAGCATCAATATTTCCTTTTATTTTATTAAACAAAGATTAATTAAATTATATTGATTTATAATGAATTATATACTTGATATAGAATTTATTATCATATAATTTATAAGAATGTGTATTAAATTTTGGTCGTTAAATTAATGATAGATTTTTTTTTGAAGTCAGAATATCTTCCTGCTGGGGATCAGCCTAAGGCAATAAAAGAGATTGAAAATTCTATTTTGCTTGGAAATAAATATCAAACTTTAAAAGGTGTTACAGGCAGTGGAAAGACTTTTACAATTGCAAATATAATAAAAGATCTAAACAGGCCTGCCTTAGTTGTCAGTCACAACAAAACATTAGCAGCACAGCTTTATAGAGAGTTTAAAGATTTTTTTCCAAATAATGCTGTTGAGTATTTTGTTTCTTATTATGATTATTATCAGCCAGAATCTTATGTTCCTTCAAAAGATTTATTTATTGAAAAAGAAGCCACTATTAATACTGAGATAGAAATTAAGCGAATAAGAACGGTAACGTCTCTTGCTAAAAGACGAGATGTAATTGTTGTTGCAACCGTATCTTCAATTTATGCTCTTGGATCTCCAGATTTTTTCAAAAAATCAGCACGAGAATTTTTTGTAGGTCAAAAGATTTCTATTAAAGAAATATCAGATATTTTTGTAGAGCTTTATTATGAGAGAACTTTAATGAATCTAGAAAGAGATAAATTTTCGATTAAGGGAGATATTGTTGAAATTTGGCCTAGCAGTGAACATGGAGAGTTTGCTTATCGAATTTGTTTAGATTTTGATGAAATTGTTGAAATATATAGAGTTAGTTCATTTTCTAAAAAAAATTTAGGAGCTACAAATAGTTTTACTCTTTTTGCTAAATCTTATTTTGTAATTCCTTATGAAAATGTATTAGAAGCGATACCCAAAATATCTCATGATTTAAGTCTTCAATGTCAATATTTTAAAGACAATGGCAAACTTGTAGAAGCCGAGAGACTCAAACAGAGGGTAGAGTATGATTTGGAAATGCTTAGAGAAACAGGGTTTTGTTCGGGCATTGAAAATTATTCTAAATATTTGAGTGGAAGTACAATGGAAAGACCTTATTGTCTTTTTGATTTTTTTCCGAAAGATWACTTATTATTTGTAGATGAATCTCATGTTACATTGCCTCAATTTAGGGGAATGTATAATGGAGATCATTCTAGAAAATTAAATCTTGTTAACTTTGGGTTTAGACTTCCTGCAGCGCTTGAAAACAGACCTCTTAAATATGATGAATTTGAAGCATTAATTAATCAGGTTGTGTTTGTATCTGCAACCCCGGGTGTTGAAGAGAATGAGAAAAGTAGTGTGGTTGTTGACCAAATAATTCGTCCAACAGGTCTTGTTGATCCTGAAATTATTACTAGGCACTCTGATGGGCAAATGGAAGATCTTTACAGCGAAATTCAAAAAAGAGTGGCTCTTAAAGAGCGGGTTTTAATTACTACTTTGACAAAAAAAATGTCTGAGGATTTGACTGAATATTTGGTAAATCTTGGCGTAAGGGCAAAATATTTACATTCAGAGCTTGATACCCTTGAGAGAGTGGAAGTTATTTCGTTGCTTAGAAAATCTGAAATCGATGTTATTGTTGGGATTAACCTGCTTAGAGAGGGCTTAGATATTCCAGAAGTATCTCTTGTTGCAATATTAGATGCTGATAAGGTGGGATTTTTAAGATCTACTACTTCATTAATACAAACAATTGGTAGGGCTGCTAGAAATTCTAATGGACTTGTAATAATGTATTACGACAAAATTAGTTTAGCTATGCGGGAGGCAATTGAGGAGACTAATAGAAGACGTCAAATTCAGATTGATTATAATAAAAAAAATAATATTACTCCTAAGACAATTGTTAAAAAGATTCAAAATATTTTAGAAAAGGAACTTAATAATAAAAATAAAAATGTTGGCTATGATTTTGAAAAAATTATTTCGGGTGAGAGATTGTCTAAAAAAAAGCTTATTGATAAGCTTAAATTTGACTTAGAAGAAGCTGTTAATGATGAAAGATTTGAAGACGCAATTGTTTTAAGAGATAAAATAAAAGAGCTTAGTAGCAAAATTAGTATAGCTCGTAATAAAAAAAGAGAGGTGTAATTTTTGGAAAAAAGTTTGAAAAAAAAAATTATTGTCAGAGGAGCAAAAGAACATAATTTAAAAAATGTTGATGTAGATATTCCAAAAGATGGTTTAGTTGTAATATCTGGCAAGAGTGGCTCTGGCAAGTCTTCTCTGGCTTTTGATACTATTTTTGCAGAAGGGCAAAGAAGGTATATGGAATCTGTTTCAGCTTATGCAAGGCAGTTTTTAGGTGTAATGAAAAAACCCAATGTTGATTATATAGATGGACTTTCTCCTTCTATAGCTATTGAGCAGAGAACAATAAGCAATAATCCCCGCTCTACTGTTGGAACAATTACTGAGATTTATGATTACTATAGACTAATATTTGCAAAAATTGGTAAAGCATACTGTCCAAATGATGGTAGATTAATAGAAGAGCAATCTTTAGATAAAATAGTTAATACTATTTTAAGTTATTCTGAAGGATCCAAGGTTATACTTTTTGCACCAATTGTAAGGGGGTCTAAAGGCTCTCATAAAAAGGTTTTAGAAAAAATATTAAATCAAGGTTTTAATAGAGTTAGGATAAATTCTGAAGATTATTTAATAGAAGATGCACTTAATTTAAATTTACATAAAAATAAAAAACATACCATTGAAATTATAGTTGATAGGATTAAGCTTGGTAATAATGTTCGAGTTAGACTTGCGGAATCTATTGAGACTTCTCTTGCTGTTTCTAATGGATATTTAAGAGTGGAAATTGATAATGATTTGGAAAAAATAGACAAACTATTTACAGAGCACAACAGTTGTCCTTTGTGTGGATTTTCACTTCCTCTTATAGAACCCAGACTTTTTTCATTTAATAGTCCATTTGGTGCTTGCAGTGAGTGCTCTGGTCTTGGCGTTACACTTGAGTTTGATTTTGAGAGCATTTGTCCTGATACTAGTCTTTCTTTTAATGATGATGCTTTTCTTACGTTTAAGACAAGTTCATCTTGGTCTGTGGCTATTTTTAAAGGACTTGCTAAACATTATAATTTTGACTTAAATACTCCCATAAAAGACATTCCAGATAAAGTTCTTAAACAGATTTTATACGGCTCAAATGAAAAAATAGATTTTATTTACCAGTCCAAAGAAATGGAAGCAAAAGAGCTAGATGGAGGATTTCATTATTCTAAAACATTTGAAGGACTTTTGCCCCTTTTAAAAAGGCGATATCTTGCAACAGAATCAGAGAGTACTAAAATTTTTTACGAAAATTTGATGTCTAAAAAAATATGTAATTCATGCAAAGGTAAACGCCTAAGCGTTGGAGCTTTAACTGTGAAAATTAATGGAAAAGACATTCAAGATCTTACCAATTTGTCAGTATTTGATTCTTATGTATTTTTTGAAAACTTGCAGCTTGATATGGTGGACGAAAAAATATCTAAAGAAATTTTAAAGGAAATTAAAAGTAGGCTTAAATTTTTAATTGATGTTGGCCTTTCTTATTTATATTTAAATAGAATATCAGGTAGTCTATCTGGTGGCGAGGCTCAGCGTATTAGGCTTGCTACTCAAATAGGATCAGCACTTTCGGGTGTTATTTATGTTCTTGATGAGCCAAGTATTGGTCTTCATCAAAGAGATAATGAAAAATTAATCTCTACTCTTGTTAATCTTAAAAATCTTGGTAATACTGTAATTGTTGTTGAACATGATGAGCAAACTTTGCGTACTGCGGACTATATTATTGATATGGGTCCTGGTGCTGGAATTCTTGGAGGGGAAATAGTTGCAAAGGGAGCCTTGATTGATATTTTAAATAGCAAAAATAGTTTAACTGGTCAATATCTTAGCGGCAAGTTTAAAATAGATGTTCCAAGCTCTAGAAGAAAGGCAGATAAGGGAGAAATTTTGCTTTTGGGCTCTAATAAAAATAATCTTAAAAATATAGACTTAAGTATCCCTTTGGGAGTTTTTACCGTAATAACAGGTGTTTCTGGTAGCGGAAAAAGTACTTTACTTAACGAGGTGTTATATCCAGCTCTTGATAGTAGATTAAAGCTTAATGAAAAGTATTGTGATGGCTTTAAAGATATTGTTGGGTATGAAAAAATCGATAAAATTATTCAAATAAATCAAAAACCAATAGGGAGAACTTCAAGATCAAACCCAGCAACTTATGTTGGATTTTTTACAGAAATTAGGGAGCTTTTTGCCAAGCTTCCAGATGCAAAGTCAAGGGGTTTTAAAGCCGGCAGATTTTCTTTTAATGTTAAAGGTGGAAGGTGTGAGAAATGTCAAGGAGATGGGTATCTTAATATTCAAATGCATTTTTTACCAGA
The window above is part of the Borreliella burgdorferi B31 genome. Proteins encoded here:
- a CDS encoding phospho-sugar mutase, whose product is MLKIEAKRKLKNYILLEEDMHFKEEAIKIQKTNNSTEILNRFYKDLEFGTAGIRGIIGAGTCYMNTYNIKKISQGICNYILKINKNPKVAISYDSRYFSKEFAYNAAQIFASNNFETYIYKSLRPSPQLSYTIRKFDCDAGVMITASHNSKEYNGYKAYWKGGIQIIPPHDTLITNEIKNTKNIINTITIKEGIEKGIIKELGNEIDEEYVKAINKELPDFEKNSKETNLKIAYTALHGTGGTIIKKLFANSKIRLFLEKNQILPNPEFPTINYPNPEKQTSMLKVIELAKKKDCDIALATDPDADRIGIAFKDQNEWIFLNGNQISCILMNYILSKEKNPKNTFVISSFVTTPMLEKIAKKYGSQIFRTYTGFKWIGSLINEMEKNEPNKKFAFACEESHGYLIGRKVRDKDAFSAIKGICSLALDLKAKQQTIKDYLEKIYKEFGYYEEFNIEKNFEGANGEIQREKLMLKLRKEQKVQFAGIKIIEKLDYKTLKKINFKNEISEIKEYKYPINAIKFILENEIAIIVRPSGTEPKIKFYISVKLEYKEKHKIFDIINAIKMEIKKY
- the uvrB gene encoding excinuclease ABC subunit UvrB; its protein translation is MIDFFLKSEYLPAGDQPKAIKEIENSILLGNKYQTLKGVTGSGKTFTIANIIKDLNRPALVVSHNKTLAAQLYREFKDFFPNNAVEYFVSYYDYYQPESYVPSKDLFIEKEATINTEIEIKRIRTVTSLAKRRDVIVVATVSSIYALGSPDFFKKSAREFFVGQKISIKEISDIFVELYYERTLMNLERDKFSIKGDIVEIWPSSEHGEFAYRICLDFDEIVEIYRVSSFSKKNLGATNSFTLFAKSYFVIPYENVLEAIPKISHDLSLQCQYFKDNGKLVEAERLKQRVEYDLEMLRETGFCSGIENYSKYLSGSTMERPYCLFDFFPKDXLLFVDESHVTLPQFRGMYNGDHSRKLNLVNFGFRLPAALENRPLKYDEFEALINQVVFVSATPGVEENEKSSVVVDQIIRPTGLVDPEIITRHSDGQMEDLYSEIQKRVALKERVLITTLTKKMSEDLTEYLVNLGVRAKYLHSELDTLERVEVISLLRKSEIDVIVGINLLREGLDIPEVSLVAILDADKVGFLRSTTSLIQTIGRAARNSNGLVIMYYDKISLAMREAIEETNRRRQIQIDYNKKNNITPKTIVKKIQNILEKELNNKNKNVGYDFEKIISGERLSKKKLIDKLKFDLEEAVNDERFEDAIVLRDKIKELSSKISIARNKKREV
- the uvrA gene encoding excinuclease ABC subunit UvrA, producing MEKSLKKKIIVRGAKEHNLKNVDVDIPKDGLVVISGKSGSGKSSLAFDTIFAEGQRRYMESVSAYARQFLGVMKKPNVDYIDGLSPSIAIEQRTISNNPRSTVGTITEIYDYYRLIFAKIGKAYCPNDGRLIEEQSLDKIVNTILSYSEGSKVILFAPIVRGSKGSHKKVLEKILNQGFNRVRINSEDYLIEDALNLNLHKNKKHTIEIIVDRIKLGNNVRVRLAESIETSLAVSNGYLRVEIDNDLEKIDKLFTEHNSCPLCGFSLPLIEPRLFSFNSPFGACSECSGLGVTLEFDFESICPDTSLSFNDDAFLTFKTSSSWSVAIFKGLAKHYNFDLNTPIKDIPDKVLKQILYGSNEKIDFIYQSKEMEAKELDGGFHYSKTFEGLLPLLKRRYLATESESTKIFYENLMSKKICNSCKGKRLSVGALTVKINGKDIQDLTNLSVFDSYVFFENLQLDMVDEKISKEILKEIKSRLKFLIDVGLSYLYLNRISGSLSGGEAQRIRLATQIGSALSGVIYVLDEPSIGLHQRDNEKLISTLVNLKNLGNTVIVVEHDEQTLRTADYIIDMGPGAGILGGEIVAKGALIDILNSKNSLTGQYLSGKFKIDVPSSRRKADKGEILLLGSNKNNLKNIDLSIPLGVFTVITGVSGSGKSTLLNEVLYPALDSRLKLNEKYCDGFKDIVGYEKIDKIIQINQKPIGRTSRSNPATYVGFFTEIRELFAKLPDAKSRGFKAGRFSFNVKGGRCEKCQGDGYLNIQMHFLPDVFVPCDLCKGKKFNEETLEVRYKGKNIHDVLEMSVFEASKFFENVPKISHYLKFLIEVGLEYIKLGQSATTLSGGEAQRIKLAFELSKKSTGKTFYIIDEPTTGLHFDDIKKLLEVLQRLVSNGNTVVLIEHNLDVIKQADYIIDLGPDGGLAGGNIVVSGIPEEVAKCENSYTGMFLKNLL